The DNA segment TTTCGGCGTAATAACTGTGCACAAAGTAGCAATTGTCATCTGAAGCTATTCCTTTGAATAATTTACCTTTTATTGAAGTAAAATTATTCCAACCCATTTGAGGAACTAATCCTTGAGGCGGAAATTTCAACACCTTGGTATTAAAAATTCCTAAGGCTTGAGTTGCGCCTTCTTCAGAAGAATTGCACATCAACTGCATTCCCAAACAGATTCCTAAAACTGGTTGCTTTAATTCTCGAATCACTTGATCCAATCCTTTTTCTCTCAAGTATTTCATCGCCGAACTTGCTTCTCCAACGCCTGGGAAAATTACTTTGTCTGCAGTTTTTAGAATTTCAACATCGTCCGTAATCACAACTTTATAACCAAGTTTTTTAACCGCATTTTCAACCGAAGTCACATTGCCTGCATTGTATTTTAAAATCACTATCATAATGTTCCTTTTGTACTTGGAATGTTGAAATTCTCCGTTTTTGCAACGGCCATTTTTAGCGCTTTCGCGAAAGCCTTAAAGATTGATTCAATTTTGTGGTGTTCATTTTCACCTTCAACTTTGATGTTTAAATTGCATCGCGCCTGATCGCTAAAAGATTTAAAAAAATGCGAAAATAATTCGGTTGGCATATCTCCAACTTTTTCTCTTTTGAATTCTGCATCCCAAACCAGCCAAGGCCTACCGCCGAAATCAATTGCAACCTGAGCCAAACAATCGTCCATTGGCAACAGAAAACCATATCTATCAATCGCCTTTTTTGTCCCTAAAGCTTGCAGAAAAGCATCACCTAAAGCAATTGCAGTATCTTCGATTGTGTGGTGCTCATCAATTTGTAAATCGCCATAAACTTTGATTTTTAAATCTAAATTTCCGTGTTTCGAAATTTGTTCAAGCATATGATCAAAAAATGGCAAACCTGTATCAATTGACGATTTCCCGCTTCCATCCAAATTCACTTCTACTAAAATATCCGTTTCCAAAGTTTTGCGATTCACTTTTCCAATTCTCGGAACTCCTTTTAGATATCGATAGATTTCATTCCAATCCATCGTGGTCAAAGTCGCATTTTGTGATTTATCAGCACTGATAAAAATTGACTGGCACGCAAGATTTTCCGCAAGTTTCACGTCGGTCAATCTATCTCCAATTACAAAGGAATTTGCAAGATCATAATTCCCATAAATGTACTTTCCGAGCAATCCTGTTTCGGGTTTGCGAGTTGGCTTATTTTCGTATTCAAATGATGGATCGATATAAATATCAGCGAATTTTACTCCTTCGTTTTCCAAGGTTTTCAGAATCATATTCTGAACTGGCCAAAATGTATCTTCGGGGAAAGAATCCGTTCCCAAACCATCTTGATTACTCACCATTACTAATTCGTAATCAAGTTCTTTAGCGATGCGAGCGAGATTCGAAATAGCATTTGGCAAAAATTCTAATTTCTCAAAACTATCAATCTGAAAATCTTCGGGCTCTATAATAATTGTCCCGTCGCGGTCTATAAATAATACTTTTTTAGTCATTTGAAATTAGTTTTAGGGCATTGAACAATTTTTGATTTTCTTCAGCAGATCCGACGGTGATTCGGATGCAGTTTTTGATTACCGAATCTCGATTGCGAATAATGATTTGTTTCGAAATTAATTTGGAATAAACTTCGTTGGCATTATTTACTTCCACTAAAATGAAATTCGCATCTGAAGGATATATTTTTCGAACTATTTTTAAGGATTGAAGCTCTTTAATCAGCTTAGATTTCTCTCGTAAAATAATAGTCACATTATTCTGAAATTCCTTTTCATTAGAAAGTGCTTGCAAAGCAACCTTTTGGTTGACTGAACTGATATTATAAGGTGATTTTACTTTTTTATAATAGGACAAAATTTCCTCGTTCATTACGGCAATTCCCAATCTAAGTCCTGCTAATCCCCACGCTTTGCTGAGAGTTTGGGATATTATCAAGTTGGGATGGTTTTCTAATTCCTTTATAAAAGATTCTTGTTCAGCAAAATCAATATACGCTTCGTCGATGATTACAATTCCCCCGAAGTTGTCTAAAATAAATTTGATGTCGTCAGTTTTGATTAAATTTCCAGTTGGATTATTTGGCGAGCAAATAAAAATCAACTTTAAATTTTCATCTAAAAGATACGGTTCAATAGTTTTTCTGTCGATTTGAAATTCTGGATTTAGCGGAAGCTTAATCAGTTCGACCGAATTAATATTTGCCGAAACTTCATACATCCCGTAGGTTGGCGTAAAAGTCAGCGCTTTATCTTGATTGGGTTCGCAGAAGATTCGGAAAGCCAAATCAATAACTTCGTCACTTCCATTTCCTAGAAAAATCTTTTTCGCATCAACCTTTTTGATTTCAGCCAAACGCTGTTTTAATTCGGTTTGATCTGGGTCTGGATAGCGATTGTAATCGCCAAAGGGGTTTTCGTTTGCATCCAGAAAAACACCTTCTTTTCCAGTATATTCGTCCCTAGCGCTCGAATATGGAGCAAGATTTAGGATGTTATTCCGAACTAGTTTTTGAATATTACTTTTCATTTATAATCTTTTTAAGTCTAATGCTTACGGCATTTTTGTGAGCGAATAATTCCTCTGCTTTGGCCATTACTTCGATGGTTTTTCCAATATTTTGAAGTCCTTTCTTAGTGATTTTTTGGAAGGTGATTTTCTTCACAAAACTATCTAAAGACACTCCGCTGTAACTTTTGGCATAACCACTTGTTGGCAAAGTATGATTAGTTCCGCTGGCGTAATCGCCTGCACTTTCACAGCTGTAATTCCCGAGAAATACCGATCCTGCATTTAGAATTTGAGTGGTATAACTTTCAGGATAATCAATAGCCAAAATTAAGTGCTCGGGCGCGTAAACATTAGAAAAATCAATACAATCTGCAATCGAATTAAAAACTACTAAAAAGCTATTTCCCAACGATTTCTTGATAAATTCAGCTCTAGGTAAATCTTGAAGTTGTCGCTCAATCGCTTCACTAACTTTTTGCGGCAAAGATTTATCGTTGGTAAGCAAAACCACTTGACTATCCGCGCCGTGCTCGGCCTGACTCAGTAAATCAGAAGCTACAAATTCTGGATCTGCATTAGAATCTGCAATGACCAAAACTTCACTTGGACCAGCGGGTAAATCGATGGCAACGCCACTTTGCTGAACCAGTTCTTTCGCTTTCATCACATATTGGTTTCCAGGGCCGAAAATCTTATTCACTTTCTTGATGCTTTCAGTTCCAAAAGCCATTGCGGCAATTGCTTGAGCACCGCCGATTTTATAAATTTCAGTTATACCAAGGGATGAAGCAGTGTATAAAATAGCTGAATTAATTTTCCCGTTTTTATCGGAAGGTGTGCATAAAATAATTCGGCCACAACCTGCTAACTTCGCAGGAATTCCTAGCATCAATATGGTAGAAAATAAAGGAGCGGTTCCGCCAGGAATGTATAGTCCTACATTTTCGATGGCGACATTTTCTCTCCAACAAAGAACTCCAGGCATTGTTTCGACCTTTGCTTCGGATGATTTTTGAGAACTGTGAAATTTTCGAATATTATCGGAGGCAATCGAAATCGCTTCTTTTAATTCGGAAGAAACTTCATTTTTTGCAGTTTCAATTTCTGAAGGATTAACTTTCAAATCTTCAAGATTTACTCCATCAAATTTCAGCGAAAAATCTCTTAACGCTTGGTCGCCGTTCTTCTTAACTTCATTGATAATTCCTTGAACTTTTTTCCCCAAATCTTCAGATTTAAAACTTGGTCGTTGGCTTAAAGCTTCCCAATCTTCTTGTGCTGGATTTTTATATATTTTCATAACTGACATTTATTAGAGAATCATTTTTTCAATTGGAACAACCAAAATTCCTTCGGCACCGGCGCCTTTTAATTCTTCGATTATATCCCAAAACTTATCTTCGGAAATTACCGAATGCAAGCTGCTCCAGCCTTCTTGAGCCAAAGGCAAAATCGTCGGGCTGTTCATTCCAGGTAGAATTTTGATGATTCTTTCTAAATTTTGATTGGGCGCATTTAGCAAAATGTACTTGCTTTCTTTTGCTTTTTGAACGGATCTGATTCGGAATAAAAGCTTATCTAGAATTTGCTGTTTCTCAGAATCTAATTTCTCTGCAGCAACTAAAACAGCTTGACTGCTTAGCACTTTCTCAACCTCTTTTAATCCATTCGAAAACAACGTACTTCCGCTACTAACAATATCACAAATTCCATCAGCCAGACCAATTCCTGTGGCTATTTCGACACTTCCGGAGATGAATTCGATCGTCGCTTTGATATTATTTTCTTGGAAATAGTCCTCTAAGATACTTGGATAGGAAGTCGCGACTTTTTTACCGTTAAAGTAGCTTAAGTCTTTATAATCAACTTCTTTGGCAACCGCCAAACTTAAACGGCAAGCAGAAAATCCTAATTTCTGAATTACAACTAGGTTCTTTCTAGTTTCTATTAAAACATTCTCGCCAATAATTCCAATATCCGCGACTTTTTGCTCGACATATTGCGGAATATCATCGTCTCTTAGAAATAAGATTTCGACAGGAAAATTTGTTGATTCGGTTATTAATTTACCACCGCCGTTTGGAATTTTGATTCCGCATTCTTGAATAAGACGAAGAGAATTTTCGCTTAATCGACCACTTTTTTGAATTGCAATTTTTAATTTACTCATTTTTTTTTGTTGAATGCTTGAGTAAATCGGTGCGCGGAAAATGGCAGAAAAGAAAAATCCCGTTTGATTTACTCAAACGGGATTAGATTGTATAGTTAACTACATATCACGATCACCTCGCCTGAGTGCAAGAATGATGATGATGATGTACTTGATTGAACATAGTTGTTATTTTGAATTGTCAAAAGTAGAACTAAATCTTTATAAATCTAGAATTCGAAAATTATTTATGATTTATTTTGGAAAAGATGGATTTCAATCGAAGACGATTTTGCACGAGGGGTGGGAACGGCATCCTTTGCTGCCACTGAGATATTTGAATATTTAGATAATTGTTCTGGCAGCAAAGATACAGTGGACGACCCGACCCCCGCCACCTCTTGGTTGTATTTAAAGAGAAATATTATGGCGGGGGACGTGCCCAAAAAATCGTTATTATTGAAATTATGGCACTATTATTATTGACGGATCTTATTGGCTTTATATATTATGTTTAAGTATTTTCGCTAATAATTGTTAAAAAAAACTATCTTTAATCTGATATAAAATACTTTATAATCCCATAATTTGGTAAAAATACAGTTAAATCCAGAACATTTTACAGGCGCTAATGCAGCTCACTATCAATTATTTGAGTCTGCGTTATATGATGGTTTTTGCTACTGTGAAAAGTTTCATTTTAACGAATTTCATTTTAGTGAAAAATTTAAAATTCGACTTGGTTACGAGGCAACTTCCGCACTTGAACTGGGAGATATTTTCACGTTTGATGATATTGCAATTTTTCTTGATATGCTTTCGGTCAAGGATGAAAACGCAGAAATAGCACAGACAAAGGACTTGAAGGTTTTAATTAAATCTGGCGCTTTTGTTTGGATGCAGTGTCAGGTATATTCAGCACCGAGCAATGATGAAAATTTGCACTTACTATTCGCAGGTTTTAGAGACATTCAGCGCTCAAAAGTTTCTGAAATTGATGAAATTATTAGATACCAAAGGACTGATGAAATTCTAAATGCAGCCTCGGTGGGAACTTGGCAATATCATTTAAAGACCGGTGAAAAAATTTGGAGCAACCACTTATCTGAAATAATTGGCTACACCGTTTCAGAAATCGAAGATCCAAAAAGTGATTTTTGGCTAGCCTTTTCAAGCAAGGGAGAGGGCGCTAAATTGCAGCAACTTTTTGACGATCATATTGATAATAAACTACCAGATGTCCGATACGAGATTCGGTTAAAACATAAATTTGGCCATTATATTTGGATAATTATTGTTGGAAAAGTTATTAGTTTTTCTCAGGAGCAAGAAGCAGAATGGTTGGGCGGAATAGTTTATGACATTACTCAGAGGAAAAATAGAGAAGAAAACTCTCTAAAATATGAAGATTTGATTCCGCAGGTGAACAAAGCTGCTCAAATTGGAATTTGGGAGGTAGATTTGGCAACCAATGAAGTTTATTTTAGCGACGAATTAAAGAAAATTTATGGCATTCCACTTTCTTTTGAACCTTCTTACGAGTACAGCATTGAATTTATAAATGAGGGTGAAAACCGGCAGAAAATGCTTGATGCAGTATCTGGTGCAATTGAGCGTGGTATTAATTATGACATTGAAGTTGAAGCTACTAACAGAAAAGGTGAGAATGTTTGGATACGCGCTAGAGGATTTTCGGAATTTATTGCAGGTAAGTGCACTCGATTTTATGGTTTTTTACAAGATATAACTGAGAGAAAAATCGCAAATAGAGAACTTGCGCTAAAGGATGAATTATTTAAGAAGACATTTTTTTATGCACCTTTCGGCATGGCAATCACAGATTTAGAGGGAAAAATCTCCCAATCAAATAGTGATCTATGTACAATTTTTGGCTATAATAAACTTGAAATGATCGGTAGGCGACTTAGGGAATTTTCGTTTCCTGAGGATAAAAATGTTACAAATGGACTGATTGCGTCATTACTGAATCGAAAATGCGAAAGTTTTAAGGTAGATAAACGATATATCCATAAAAGTGGTTCGATAATTTGGGCACAAGTATCGGTGTCTGCAATAAAAAATGAGGTAGGAAAGATTACCAATTTTGTTGCACAGATACAAGATATTTCAGAAAGGAAAAGAGACGAGCTGCTTTTAATAAACTATAAAGCTCTCTTGGAACGCTCTAATTACGTAGCAAAAATTGGTTCATGGGAGATTGATGTTGAGGACGGTACTGTAAGTTGGAGTGCGTCTCTGCGTAGTATTATAAACACTCGAGAAGACAGTGCACCTACGTTTGAAAATTCTGTTGAGCATCTAATTGCGGATGAGGATAAAGAGCTCATTAATCATACAATTAAAAATGCGCTAGCATTAGGTAAAAACTTCGACATTCAAGTAAGAGTAAAGGATTTTCACGGAGTCTATAAGTGGGTTCGTATGGTTGGAATTTCAGAATATTATGATGGCAAATGTCAACGGTTGTACGGATTAATACAGGATATCAATGACCTAAAGCAAGCTCAACATGATAGTGCTGCTAAAGAAGAGTTATGGCGGACCACTTTTAATTACGCAAATGCTGGTATAGCTTTAATAAATTTTGATGGACAACCCTATAAAGTAAATCAGAGTATTTGCGAAATTTTTGGATATACAATTCAAGAAATGCAGAATGTGAGAATTAAAGATCTATCTCTGCCCGAAGACCTCCAAGATAACATTATTAGAATGAAGGAGCTTATAAGTGGTACTACCACACATTTTAATACAGAAATGCGCTTTTTTCATAAAGATAAACATATCATTTGGACAAATGTTACAGTATCTGCTGTACGAAACGATTATGACCATTTTACACATATGGTAGCTCAAGTGATAGATATCACCAAATCAAAAACCAATGAATTACTTTTAAAGAAATATAAAGAAATTCTTGATCGATCCAATGAGGTCGCAAAAATTGGATCTTGGGAATATAACCCTAGAACCCTACTGCTACTTTTGAGCAAAAATCTTCATTCTCTATTAGGTACAAATGAGAATGGTACCTCATATGGGTGCGGACTTTTGAATGATTTTATTTTTGAAGATGATCAAAAACATATAAATAAGTTAATTGGTGAAGCCCTAAAAGAAGGCAATAATTTTGATATTGAGCTCGAACTAAAAACATCTTCTGGTCTGCGATGGATGCGGATAATCGCAATCTCTAATTTTGAAAATGGTAGTTGTAATTTATTGCATGGACTAGTGCAGGATATACATGAAATTAAACTTGCTCAGATGGAAATTCAGCTTAGAGAGCAAGAATTTCGTCAGAGTTTTTGGTATGCTTCCACGGGTATGGCTTTAGTAGATCTCGAAGGTCGGATAGTTCGAGCAAATCCATCTCTATGCGAAACATTGGGTTATACAATGCAGGAGCTAATAGAAATCGACAAAGTGTTCCTTTCAAATTCCGACGATGCCGAGATTACGACTCTTTTGATTGAAGAGCTCGCAAGTGGCAAACGCGATAGTTTTGAGCAGGAAAAAAGATATTATCATAAGAATAAAAATATAATTTGGGCAATTTTGTCGATGTCTGCTGTTAAAAGTGACAAAGGCGAAACCACGCATTATGTAGTCTTAGTGACTGATATAACAGACAAGAAAATGTTAACAGAAAGTTTAAAGGAACATAACAATCGGCTGCAAAATTATGCGCATATTGTGTCGCACAATTTAAGATCTCACACAGGAAATTTGATGATGTTATTAGAATTAAGTGAAATTGACAACGAACAGAAGATCAATCAGGAATTATTTGAACATATGAAGTCAGCGGCAACTAATATGAGTGAAACTGTCTCTCATTTGAGTGAAATTGTTGAAATTCAAAATTTAATAAAAAACACTCTTGTAGCACAAAATTTACAAAAACGGGTTAAGAGGGCCTTAGAGAATGTACAAGCTACAATCAGTCAGATAAATGGTAAAATTATAATCAACGTCAGTGAAGATTTGATGGTTTATGCTATTCCGTCTTATCTTGATAGCATTTTATTAAATATATTAACGAATGCAATTAAATACCGATCAAATGAGCGACCTTTAATTATTAAAATAGTGGCGGAACG comes from the Flavobacterium ardleyense genome and includes:
- the hisG gene encoding ATP phosphoribosyltransferase, whose protein sequence is MSKLKIAIQKSGRLSENSLRLIQECGIKIPNGGGKLITESTNFPVEILFLRDDDIPQYVEQKVADIGIIGENVLIETRKNLVVIQKLGFSACRLSLAVAKEVDYKDLSYFNGKKVATSYPSILEDYFQENNIKATIEFISGSVEIATGIGLADGICDIVSSGSTLFSNGLKEVEKVLSSQAVLVAAEKLDSEKQQILDKLLFRIRSVQKAKESKYILLNAPNQNLERIIKILPGMNSPTILPLAQEGWSSLHSVISEDKFWDIIEELKGAGAEGILVVPIEKMIL
- the hisD gene encoding histidinol dehydrogenase, encoding MKIYKNPAQEDWEALSQRPSFKSEDLGKKVQGIINEVKKNGDQALRDFSLKFDGVNLEDLKVNPSEIETAKNEVSSELKEAISIASDNIRKFHSSQKSSEAKVETMPGVLCWRENVAIENVGLYIPGGTAPLFSTILMLGIPAKLAGCGRIILCTPSDKNGKINSAILYTASSLGITEIYKIGGAQAIAAMAFGTESIKKVNKIFGPGNQYVMKAKELVQQSGVAIDLPAGPSEVLVIADSNADPEFVASDLLSQAEHGADSQVVLLTNDKSLPQKVSEAIERQLQDLPRAEFIKKSLGNSFLVVFNSIADCIDFSNVYAPEHLILAIDYPESYTTQILNAGSVFLGNYSCESAGDYASGTNHTLPTSGYAKSYSGVSLDSFVKKITFQKITKKGLQNIGKTIEVMAKAEELFAHKNAVSIRLKKIINEK
- a CDS encoding PAS domain S-box protein, producing MVKIQLNPEHFTGANAAHYQLFESALYDGFCYCEKFHFNEFHFSEKFKIRLGYEATSALELGDIFTFDDIAIFLDMLSVKDENAEIAQTKDLKVLIKSGAFVWMQCQVYSAPSNDENLHLLFAGFRDIQRSKVSEIDEIIRYQRTDEILNAASVGTWQYHLKTGEKIWSNHLSEIIGYTVSEIEDPKSDFWLAFSSKGEGAKLQQLFDDHIDNKLPDVRYEIRLKHKFGHYIWIIIVGKVISFSQEQEAEWLGGIVYDITQRKNREENSLKYEDLIPQVNKAAQIGIWEVDLATNEVYFSDELKKIYGIPLSFEPSYEYSIEFINEGENRQKMLDAVSGAIERGINYDIEVEATNRKGENVWIRARGFSEFIAGKCTRFYGFLQDITERKIANRELALKDELFKKTFFYAPFGMAITDLEGKISQSNSDLCTIFGYNKLEMIGRRLREFSFPEDKNVTNGLIASLLNRKCESFKVDKRYIHKSGSIIWAQVSVSAIKNEVGKITNFVAQIQDISERKRDELLLINYKALLERSNYVAKIGSWEIDVEDGTVSWSASLRSIINTREDSAPTFENSVEHLIADEDKELINHTIKNALALGKNFDIQVRVKDFHGVYKWVRMVGISEYYDGKCQRLYGLIQDINDLKQAQHDSAAKEELWRTTFNYANAGIALINFDGQPYKVNQSICEIFGYTIQEMQNVRIKDLSLPEDLQDNIIRMKELISGTTTHFNTEMRFFHKDKHIIWTNVTVSAVRNDYDHFTHMVAQVIDITKSKTNELLLKKYKEILDRSNEVAKIGSWEYNPRTLLLLLSKNLHSLLGTNENGTSYGCGLLNDFIFEDDQKHINKLIGEALKEGNNFDIELELKTSSGLRWMRIIAISNFENGSCNLLHGLVQDIHEIKLAQMEIQLREQEFRQSFWYASTGMALVDLEGRIVRANPSLCETLGYTMQELIEIDKVFLSNSDDAEITTLLIEELASGKRDSFEQEKRYYHKNKNIIWAILSMSAVKSDKGETTHYVVLVTDITDKKMLTESLKEHNNRLQNYAHIVSHNLRSHTGNLMMLLELSEIDNEQKINQELFEHMKSAATNMSETVSHLSEIVEIQNLIKNTLVAQNLQKRVKRALENVQATISQINGKIIINVSEDLMVYAIPSYLDSILLNILTNAIKYRSNERPLIIKIVAERINGRTNLNFIDNGLGIDLEKCGSKIFGMYKTFHEHKDARGIGLFMTKNQLEAMDGGISVQSKPDVGSTFTIYFKNENN
- the hisC gene encoding histidinol-phosphate transaminase — encoded protein: MKSNIQKLVRNNILNLAPYSSARDEYTGKEGVFLDANENPFGDYNRYPDPDQTELKQRLAEIKKVDAKKIFLGNGSDEVIDLAFRIFCEPNQDKALTFTPTYGMYEVSANINSVELIKLPLNPEFQIDRKTIEPYLLDENLKLIFICSPNNPTGNLIKTDDIKFILDNFGGIVIIDEAYIDFAEQESFIKELENHPNLIISQTLSKAWGLAGLRLGIAVMNEEILSYYKKVKSPYNISSVNQKVALQALSNEKEFQNNVTIILREKSKLIKELQSLKIVRKIYPSDANFILVEVNNANEVYSKLISKQIIIRNRDSVIKNCIRITVGSAEENQKLFNALKLISND
- the hisB gene encoding bifunctional histidinol-phosphatase/imidazoleglycerol-phosphate dehydratase HisB, which translates into the protein MTKKVLFIDRDGTIIIEPEDFQIDSFEKLEFLPNAISNLARIAKELDYELVMVSNQDGLGTDSFPEDTFWPVQNMILKTLENEGVKFADIYIDPSFEYENKPTRKPETGLLGKYIYGNYDLANSFVIGDRLTDVKLAENLACQSIFISADKSQNATLTTMDWNEIYRYLKGVPRIGKVNRKTLETDILVEVNLDGSGKSSIDTGLPFFDHMLEQISKHGNLDLKIKVYGDLQIDEHHTIEDTAIALGDAFLQALGTKKAIDRYGFLLPMDDCLAQVAIDFGGRPWLVWDAEFKREKVGDMPTELFSHFFKSFSDQARCNLNIKVEGENEHHKIESIFKAFAKALKMAVAKTENFNIPSTKGTL
- the hisH gene encoding imidazole glycerol phosphate synthase subunit HisH, with protein sequence MIVILKYNAGNVTSVENAVKKLGYKVVITDDVEILKTADKVIFPGVGEASSAMKYLREKGLDQVIRELKQPVLGICLGMQLMCNSSEEGATQALGIFNTKVLKFPPQGLVPQMGWNNFTSIKGKLFKGIASDDNCYFVHSYYAEICPETIAVNDYILPFSVALNRDNFYATQFHPEKSGEIGQRILKNFLEL